In Eubalaena glacialis isolate mEubGla1 chromosome 4, mEubGla1.1.hap2.+ XY, whole genome shotgun sequence, the genomic window CCAGGGCCGCGGTGCCGCCGCCAGATCTCCGGGATAAACAGAAGGGAGGCCGATGGTGGAGAACAGAGCACGCAAGGTCCCTCACCTTCACCACGGCCGTCCCCCGGCTGCCCTGACGACCACTGTCTAGTCCCGCTCCAGGCTTGTTTACAACCAGGGCAGCCATCCTAGAACGAGCGGCGCAGCAGAGGCAGCCCTCAAGGCCTTCATCTGATGGGCGGGGTAGAGCCACCTACCCAGAAGCCTCGGCGCTCGCCGCTGACGCACAGGCGCAGTACCACGCGGGGCGCTGCTGGGACGGTCTCTTCGCGCATCCTGCCGCCAGCCGCTAGGTGTTTGGGTTCGCAGGCCTGTGCGTGGgtactttgttattttttattgttattattgacgAGTCTGAAATTGATGGAAGGagtaaaattaagagaaaaaagaagggataaaacaaaagtaaagttTTGGGGTGAAATTCCCGCTCCAGGAACGACCTCTTTTCCCCAACTGCAAAACGATGGGGCGAGAGGGGACTACATGTCCCTGCATGCCCTGCGGCTTTTGAACTACAAGTCCCAGCACGCCACGTCTATATCATTTACTCTGCAATGTAGGTATTTGGGAGGCCGTGAATTGTCACCGAGGAGTGGTTTCTTGAAGTCGCGGTGTGTGATTGTGACTGGAAAATAGAGAAGTATTTTATGTATAGGTCTCTAAGAGGCAAGAGATGGCTTTGGTAAAAAAGCGGTTGGGTTCGTAAAGGACGTGGTAAGAAGAGAATTTAAGGCACCACCGGCAGAGAGAAACTGTTGGGAGTGTGTTTGATGCCCTGTCTTCCCGAACGTGcgcttttctgtcttcttccgAGCTGATTGACCCTCTTCAGCTTCCGTAGGCAGTGGGTCCAAAGTGCCGGTCAAAATGGAAGTGAATCCCCCCAAACAGGAGCACCTGCTGGCCCTGAAAGGTAAACTTTTGCGAACTTGACTCCCTTTAAtctgttttctccctttctctcactAGTTCTCGAAGCCTTTGACACATAGACCTGGCCTCTGGGATATAGGCCTCGTCTTCCTTAAACACTGTCAATGCTCGCCCTCCTGCTTGGTTCCTTGGTGCCAAGCGAAAGGAAACTATTTCTCCTCTTTGCTTTTTAGGTTTGAGAGCCCCCGTTAGAATGGAATAGATACCTGGTAAATTACTTACTCTGTTACATGCTGCTGCAGTCACCAGACAGATTTTAGCCGCAGATGCTGACGTCCCCACCCTACCCGGGGAGAGCCTTGTGAACCGAGATGATTAACAGCGGGTATCTAAAGtggtttttccttctgtttcttgtcTCTTCATGCGGCAATGACAAAGTTATCAGGCTTCAGCTTCATCTGTGAAATTAGTCTAGTATTGTGCCAAGGATTTAGAAATACATAGTACTACAACATATAATTTAGGTTTGTTAAAACTCACTGTTTACGTCAAAGTATTGTGTATAGGGGGAAATTCATGTCAGTTTGCATACACAACAAACAGTTTTGAGAAAGTTTGATGATTTAATTGGATCATTATTTAGGGGAAATGAGCAGggcattctttttctggaattcctgttgttttgtgAAACCTTTTATTTGAAACGCTTTCAGCTTTATTTCATCTGTTTTCAACTACCACAAATGCACTTATTTCTTGGATGCCCTACTCTGTGGTTACCAATATCTTCTTGGACTGAGCTGAAAAGATGCTCGATAGACATGTGAACTCAAGTGAATTGCACTTACCTAACTTGTGGGATCCATTTTGAGGGACCCTTATCCCTTTAGTTATGTTGTAAGCATCAAACCTTCCAGAAGCTCACCAGTTTCATTTGTAGCATAAAATCATATACTGATAGTTGGGGTTATCAGAACTGTCTCTGGCTATAGAACTAAGAAACTAAAATATTAACTAATGTAATAGCAATAGGACCTGTGAGCTTAGCCTGGACTGAAATGGCTTATTCCTGAAGAAGAGAAATTGTCATGTTCTTTATCTCAGACTCATATgtagtatgtgaaatatatattacTTAACTCTCAGAAGTTAAACTTTTTCAAGAtcgcacagctagtaagtgattgAGGTAATATTTCAACACAAGGCCTTCATCTTTCCAAGACTCCATGTTGCCTCCTAATGAAGGAAAGAGCATTTTCAGATATCATTCCATTAGTAGTTTGATGGGAATTTAGAGCAGTTCTGTTAGCTGATAGGTATCATTTTATACAAATTGGAAGCTATTAAATACAGTTAAATTCCAGTGATGTGGAGGCTAACTGCCGTAGTCCTTTTAGGCTGCTACAGTAGTCTTTCCCAGGTATCTTCTATGTTCCAAAACAGAAGGTTCCTGGAGAAGAGTATTTTAGCAACCTAAAAGGACAAGTGCTTTGAAATTCAGTGTTAGTTTCAGCTTTATTAAAGCTCTTTGGCCCCATTCTTCCCCACTGTTCTAGTTATCCAAGAATTTTCACAAGTTTTAATTTTACCTATGTTGGATGCCAAATATATCAATTTGTATTGTCATATAAGTTTACTTTCATGTGTACGTAAAATATTAAGGAGCTCTCACAACATCAGTGTCCCTGGAATACAACACTGAGTAAGTTCAGACAACAATGAAAGAATTCTCAGTGGCATGtcttaaaatgtgaaaatgtaaggaaaagggaagaaaaaaataaaagcattattaATTCTTGAAAGAATATGCTATCTATATTTAGATCCATATTAAAATTATGGACGTTAAGGATCACAGTCATTTATGAATTTGAGTTGCCAAATCTGTCAGTGGATGTTAACAGTAAGGAAAAGAATTATTATGAGATTGGTTACTTCTTTTGACTTTTCAGAGTCAGTGGTTAAATGAGTATTGTGACATCATGCCAAGGAGACCCCACTCACAGTCATCCCGGCAATGGGAGAACCCCCGTCAAGTAGTTCTCTAATGATTTTTGGAAGAAGGGATTTGAcctcttgtttttttctctggTAGCTAGGATTTGAAAGAGTCTGCATTATGGCTCAGGCAACTTTGGGCCCGATTAGGAAACCTAACTTGCACATCCTGGTAGGCTCCATTCTTGAGCCTGTGTACTGTATGCTGGAACTTATCGATGACTTAATTTGGGGCAACTTGAAGACGTCTGTgttctaagaggaaaaaaagtaagGCTCCAGTCTTCTTGTTCATCCTCCAAATTGGAATTCAGGAGCCGTGCTACTAAGGTTTTGACACTGCTTAAGTCCCTCATTTATACAAATGAGACTTTGTCAGGAAACTAGTTTCTAGCATGGTTAAAATGCAAAGTTAAACCATTTTCGTGTTTTCAGTATTTACTactgagaatgaaataaaatcattaagTATTCTGTCTATATatttgtttggtagaattcatgtaattttaaagtataaaatgatccattttcttcaaaatagattaaaaattacAGTGATTTTCATTGTCCTCAATTCATGTCTCAAATTTTTTAGTATTATTACATTTTTGTTCATTATCTTCATTTGAatctagtattttaaaaatcactaatttactttttgtttctgCTATAGTCTTAAGATTATTATTATCTAACATATTAATATCAGTACTTCCAAATCCATTATATCTCTTCAGTTAAACATGTTGACTACTAGCAGTTTTAGGCTGAAAGGATATGATAGGGCATCTAATCCAGATCCCTTATTTTGGTAAGAGAAAGGATTTCCAGTTTTGTGGATTACATTCACATTTACCAATAGCACTTTGGTAAAATATCATATTggaattggttttgtttttttcttttttccctgcctATCTGTGTATAGGCTATCCCTACCATATCTTATTCTTTGCAATACTTCCACTTTAGGTCCTGTTTCCCTCTGATTTGGAAAGAGAGAGAGTCTTGTAATTATAAATTGCATTCTAGCTCTGAGGAGCTCAGCTAAGAAATATTCTCTTCATTAAGAGTAACTGGATTACTGCAGAATGACTACGGAAGTAATATTACATTATCGACCATATGAGAGTGAAACCACACAACTgccaaaaattgcagagaaagtaATTCAAGACTTTCCTACACGTCCACTATCAAGATTTATTCCTTGGTTTCCGCATGATGGGTCCAGACTTCCACTCAAACCTAAAAGATTACCACCTGTGATTTCTGAAGAGGCAACTGAAGATGTGAGACAGTACTTAACCATCTCAGAACATGATATTAAATTGCAGAGTTATGATTGCACAGTAGATCTACTGGAGTTTCAacctaatttgaaaaaaaagaagcacttaATCCAATCACACACACTGAATGAACAGACTAATTCTGGAAGTCTGGATAAACAATCAGAAAAAGGAAAACGGCACAAGAAGAGGTCTTGGAGTGTTTCACTTCCCAGCAGTAAttgtactgaaaatatttttcctttgtctgaAAAATTGCAAGATAGTTTAAAGGCACTAAATTTGCACTCATTTTATAGAGCAAGATGGACAATAGAGCACACTATTTGTAACAACCAAACTCTGGAAGACATTTGGGCAAAACTCAATCGAATTATCAGGTGCAATGAACTTCCATCTTGTAATGCTACAATTCAGAGACATTTAGGCCAGATATGGGTGTTCTGTGATGTTATGTACTGTGAATATGTGGGAAATCTTCTTAAAGGAAGATTAGCTCTTACTGGGAAGATTAACTTATTTGTGCATAAATATGGTGTTATTTTTAGTATGTAATGAATTCCACTAattgtcaaaaagaaaaatattctgaatGAACTGAGTAGGAACTGaaacagatgaataaatttttaattgtgtGGTAATATATGTAGTTTGTATCCCAGAAATAAATACCAGGTGAATTCCTAGGCTTGTCACTTAAGTCAGGAACTTGCTGCGTTTTACTTTGAGCAGCcttcttttaaatgaattgtgataaattattatttttactgaatTTAAAGGTAAAATGTTCTATTCCTTTTGTTCTGTTACTTTTCAAATGGTTGAATTAGATATTCCTATGAATTACAGTGACTAGTTTGGATTTTGGTAAATCCCCAAAATCtaattttacagtattttttctttactcaCCTAAAgtgtaatgatttttttaaaaataaaactaaaaccagtTCTGTTGGGAATGGTATTCAAGTGCCATGAATGTGGTATTCAAATTGAGAGACCAGCCCAGATTCTGCCGATATTTCCGaagatatgtaatagacaatagTTGATGTGTTGTTCTGaaacaaaagtataaaatgtataatttgtcTAAGACCATAATATCTTTAAGGCAATAAGCTCTTTTGAAGTGAGGTATCAAATATGGGTAAGAGATCAAGTTATTCTTTATTTAATACAGATAATTCAATCTTAATGACTGTTATTGCTGATTACTAATGCTCTGGTTCTTGGAGTCATGGGTTTCCCATAGCAAAATGTTGTAAATTGGGTTTACacatcattttataaaaatattcaaagtgattatataataaaagttttattaaaaagtatatttatttaacaaatttgaATGCGTACCATGAGCTAGGTACTAGAGTAAAGTAGGGAAGGAGACAAACATGgctcctgccctcacagagctaaCATAGAGTCACTATTCTTAAGTAGTTAAACTATATCCCTGAAAAAAAACCTGTGAGACTGTACTCATTAGGAAGGCAGAAACACATTTGCCTtgtggcacagtgcctggcatggtaGGGGCTCAATAATACATGGTAAATGTGCCTCTGGGGGGGTTTCTCATAGCCTGAGCTGgctgaggttccttaaaacataAGGAGTCTACCAATTTTTAACTAAAGAggttatcttttctaattaggtTTCACACTATCCAAACactcttttgtttttaacttttaataccTTTTTTATTGTCTCAAATGAGACAGCTCTGTAGAAAATAATCATCATGTGCATGAATGCTTCCAAAAgtctttaaatgaaaaatcacCAGGTGTAGAGGGAGTTTCCAAGGTAACTTCATCAGTAATTACTTCCTCTTTCGTTCATTAGTCATCTTACTTTTCAATCAAGAGTGCTGGAGAAAAGTCAAGAAGTTATTCATTATTACCAGCGAGCTTTGCAAATAAGAGTTGGCTAATGTTATTAGGCAATCATAAATGgtggatttgggttttttttgttcagGTCTTATTTAGCATTAGGTTGCTAATCAAGGGTTAAAAGTTAGGCAATCATAAGACAGGGTCACTTATATAGACCACAGCATTTCTTTtatgatacatttttattattttgcaatGATTATACACAGAACTGAAAATATTCTTATGGGCTTCTTATGAGCAGTTTTTCAATTCAAGAATCACACATTAAAAAGAGCTTCTTTGTCTTCATATGTGGCAGATTTAAATTTCTCTAATTTACTCTGTATAAATTGCTTTCTACCCCTCTGAGAAACAATGAAAAGGTGAATCAGAACTGGGAAAATGAAGATTGAGTTTTACTGCTACTAGTGCCGTGATCTTAAAGGAAGAAGCGATTCACTTATCTACCTAGACAATGCTTAGGTAGTAATTAAGGGCTAAGAATTTAGAATCCACTGCCATGTCTTTGAAGCCTTCTTAGAGTATTGAGAACCTTAGGACTGATGATTCTAGCACTAGCTAATAGTAGGGCTCACCAGTATTTCTGGGTTCCACTGCTAAGTCACAGACATGAGTAAATTGGGGAAACAAAGACATATGCAGGAAGGTGAATCTGAGGGCATTTGGTAAAATGCCGAAGCATTTACTCTAGGAAAGTGGCAACAGtgccataattttatttttccctgacGAgctatccactttcaaataaatgttaactcaaattctaagaaaaaagatGTGGAGGGCATCACATGAATTTAACTAAATTATTTGCCAACTTAGCAAATAATTTAAAgaccattttttgaaaatttctaaGATGAGCTCCTGCATAATGGTTCACTTTGATTTAATCTGCTCAAAACGCCCCAGATTATTCCAAGGTTCACAAACTTGAATGCCTTCAGGAACTAAAAAAGTAAGACTATAGAATGTGGTAAGGACTCTGAAAGTGAAGAAGATTcgacataatttttttaatgttctggcCAAGCAAAATGTATATGTAAGTTGAACTGGCCTAATTCATTAGTTTATA contains:
- the SHLD3 gene encoding shieldin complex subunit 3 codes for the protein MTTEVILHYRPYESETTQLPKIAEKVIQDFPTRPLSRFIPWFPHDGSRLPLKPKRLPPVISEEATEDVRQYLTISEHDIKLQSYDCTVDLLEFQPNLKKKKHLIQSHTLNEQTNSGSLDKQSEKGKRHKKRSWSVSLPSSNCTENIFPLSEKLQDSLKALNLHSFYRARWTIEHTICNNQTLEDIWAKLNRIIRCNELPSCNATIQRHLGQIWVFCDVMYCEYVGNLLKGRLALTGKINLFVHKYGVIFSM